In a single window of the Trichoderma breve strain T069 chromosome 6, whole genome shotgun sequence genome:
- a CDS encoding fungal specific transcription factor domain-containing protein encodes MSTLAVPLESSPQPQVTQRKSTKKGGYTRQRRGCLTCRQRKKKCDQGLPICGHCSRLNLVCKHEKPRQLSSAWSEDAVEEDSGMSQAQPYWASQRSILSQSDHISEVLRLTKIHEPLDLVRLDSPAGYDWSSSRRSMMRYYTSTLAIMLSATAENNCFLSVLLPMAFDCPALLDAMAAWSSAHLALRDPNFHDASLQYRGRVLANLSAALQEGSLNGEMCLAVAMAMCSMETISDATSSSWAHHLAGAAAALQSKGSDMQVGPLQTSRSVLSDYWLKSVERRWLVRNFAYHDILMSVSLDRRPLITGDYWMSADDAMADPYFAFASRIMILISEISVLNADCAEYKASIGGDLTLEEADLREWKCPASSANTPLAFLSETYRSAGLIYLDRVVRQYFPQRAVEILPEGISVYVESVCDVAQKVPEGSLAECSLLFPLFIAGGEAKDVTHIECLRNRLCTMNKWRQFRNVNACREVLEDVWKKRDESSETERVDWRDIVRQRGWQLALS; translated from the exons ATGTCAACTTTGGCCGTTCCGCTAGAGTCTTCTCCACAACCGCAGGTCACACAACGCAAATCGACGAAGAAGGGCGGCTACACGCGACAGCGTCGCGGTTGTTTGACCTGTCGCCAGCGCAAGAAGAAATGCGACCAGGGTTTGCCCATATGCGGGCACTGCTCACGACTTAACCTTGTTTGCAAGCATGAGAAGCCCCGGCAGCTGTCAAGTGCCTGGAGCGAGGATGCTGTGGAGGAGGATTCCGGGATGTCCCAGGCACAGCCATACTGGGCTTCTCAACGCTCTATTCTTTCGCAGAGCGATCATATCTCCGAAGTGTTGAGGCTGACTAAGATCCATGAGCCTCTGGATCTTGTGCGTCTTGACAGCCCCGCTGGTTATGATTGGAGCTCCAGTCGAAGGTCCATGATGCGGTATTACACTTCCACTCTCGCTATTATGCTATCCGCAACCGCGGAAAACAATTGTTTCTTATCCG TCTTATTGCCAATGGCATTCGATTGCCCTGCCCTCCTTGATGCAATGGCTGCATGGTCTTCGGCCCACCTTGCCCTTCGGGACCCCAATTTTCACGATGCGTCTCTGCAGTATCGTGGGCGGGTGCTTGCCAATCTTAGCGCTGCCCTTCAAGAAGGTAGTCTTAATGGGGAAATGTGTCTAGCTGTAGCTATGGCCATGTGCTCCATGGAGACCATATCCGATGCAACCAGCAGTAGTTGGGCACACCATCTCGCAGGTGCTGCGGCGGCCTTGCAGTCCAAGGGTTCCGATATGCAAGTAGGCCCGCTACAAACGTCGCGGTCTGTTTTGAGCGACTACTGGCTAAAATCGGTTGAAAGAAGGTGGCTCGTGAGGAACTTTGCCTATCATGACATCCTGATGAGTGTTTCCCTAGACAGGAGGCCACTGATCACGGGCGACTATTGGATGTCTGCAGACGATGCCATGGCAGATCCCTACTTTGCCTTTGCGTCTAGGATTATGATATTGATATCTGAAATCAGTGTTTTGAACGCAGACTGCGCAGAATACAAGGCGTCCATTGGCGGTGACTTGACTTTAGAAGAAGCCGA TCTTCGAGAATGGAAATGTCCAGCGTCTTCCGCCAACACGCCGCTTGCCTTCCTTAGCGAAACATATCGAAGTGCAGGCCTCATATACCTCGATCGTGTCGTACGCCAATACTTCCCACAGCGTGCGGTTGAGATATTGCCAGAAGGCATCTCGGTATATGTTGAGTCGGTATGCGACGTTGCACAAAAAGTACCAGAGGGATCTCTGGCTGAGTGCTCGTtgcttttccctctttttaTTGCTGGTGGGGAGGCAAAGGATGTAACGCATATCGAGTGTCTTAGGAACAGACTTTGCACCATGAACAAATGGAGGCAATTTAGAAATGTTAATGCTTGTAGGGAGGTCTTGGAAGAtgtttggaagaagagggatgAATCCAGCGAGACAGAGAGGGTCGATTGGAGGGATATCGTTCGACAACGAGGCTGGCAGCTCGCACTGTCGTAA
- a CDS encoding glycosyl hydrolase family 10 domain-containing protein, giving the protein MKANIMFCLLAPLVAALPAGFIQLEPELAARRVNITERMADLEDRQASVSIDQLFKRKGKVYFGTATDRGLLQRERNAAIIQANLGQVTPENSMKWQSLEPNQNQYNWGDADYLVNFAQQNGKTIRGHTLIWHSQLPNWVNNINNADTLRQVIRTHVLTVVGRYKGKIRAWDVVNEIFNEDGTLRSSVFSRLLGEEFVSIAFRAAREADPSARLYINDYNLDVAGSSKVNLMRYYVDKWISQGVPIDGIGTQTHIGAGGGASVQSALQQLATAPVTELAITELDIVGAPSNDYSAVVRGCLNVPKCLGITVWGISDKDSWRSGSSPLLFDSNFNPKAAYNSIVSILQ; this is encoded by the exons ATGAAAGCAAATATAATGTTTTGCCTTCTGGCGCCTCTGGTAGCCGCTCTCCCGGCCGGATTCATTCAATTGGAGCCTGAACTTGCCGCCCGCCGCGTTAATATTACTGAGAGAATGGCTGATTTGGAGGATCGACAAGCCTCTGTGAGCATTGATCAGCTCTTCAAAAGGAAAGGCAAAGTTTATTTTGGAACTGCGACTGACCGTGGCTTACTCCAACGAGAACGAAATGCGGCCATTATCCAGGCTAATCTTGGCCAAGTGACGCCAGAGAATAGCATGAAATGGCAGTCCCTTGAGCCTAATCAAAACCAGTATAATTGGGGAGATGCAGATTACCTCGTCAACTTCGCTCAACAAAACGGCAAGACGATACGTGGACATACTCTGATTTGGCACTCACAGCTACCTAATTGGGTCAATAACATCAATAATGCAGATACTTTGCGCCAGGTTATCCGTACTCATGTTCTCACTGTTGTCGGAAGATATAAAGGAAAGATTCGCGCTTGG GATGTAGTAAACGAGATCTTCAACGAGGATGGAACACTACGCTCTTCTGTGTTTTCTAGACTGCTAGGCGAAGAGTTTGTCTCGATTGCTTTCCGTgctgctcgagaagctgATCCGTCTGCTCGTCTCTACATCAACGATTACAATCTCGATGTTGCCGGGTCTAGTAAAGTCAACTTAATGAGATATTATGTGGATAAATGGATCTCTCAAGGAGTCCCCATTGACGGCATCG GAACTCAAACCCACAtcggtgctggaggaggtgccTCTGTACAAAGTGCACTTCAGCAGCTAGCTACAGCACCAGTCACTGAATTGGCCATTACTGAACTTGACATCGTGGGCGCACCGTCGAACGATTACAGCGCAGTTGTTCGAGGATGTTTGAACGTCCCTAAGTGCTTGGGAATCACCGTGTGGGGTATTAGCGACAAA GACTCGTGGCGTTCAGGCTCCAGTCCCCTTCTATTCGACAGCAACTTCAATCCCAAAGCAGCGTACAACAGTATTGTAAGCATTTTACAATAA